AAGGCATGCGAATTGAGACCCAAATACTGAAATCTCTCTTAAAATACATGGACACCGTATAATTCTAGCGCAACATTCAATGGTACTGTTGTATTATCTTAGAAAGAGATGAGTATGTCCCAACACCAGCACAGCAGAGTCCGACAGCAATGATGAACACACATAGTACTACCTGCACAGAAGCACGTTTCACTAAATGAAGTTATAATACTCTTGTGCTTTGAAGTAAATAGATGGTTGGGGTCTCCCCCACTGTAtggctttcaaaaaaaaaagtaaatagaTGGTTCAAGCAAAACATGCTGAAGTAAAAACATCAGTTACCTGATACcagctcactttattcctaAGGATCGCCAAAAAGCAGGCACATGGTAGAATATAGGCCTAGAACAAAAATACAAATTAGGAACAATGATATACAAGCAAAGGCTCCAAAGATTTTGAAGGTGAACTTACCACAAACATGGTGAGGAAAGATCCCACCAGGGACATGACGAGTCCTGAAAAGGCTCAACAACCATTAAAGCAGAGAGTCAGAAACAGAATGAAAAGAGGAAATTTGTTTGAAGGCCCATAGGCAAATCTTATGCTATACCCATGTCTTAATGTAATGTGCGTACTTAGAAAATGCGAAGAAACACCGATAATGGATAAACTAACACAAACTTACCAAAAAATGGAACAGATAGAGCGACAATAAGGGAAGATACCACCAGCGCTGATCTAAGCATTACAATGTTTGGGTATGTCTGCTGATTTGGAGGTAGCAATTCCTCCAAACTCAGGGCGAGAGGAGTCATGGTTAGTGCATATGTGGGTATTAGTTAAGGACAGAACATCTGATCCATGTCAAAACTATTGACCAACATAGGGTAAAAGTTAAGCTAAATTTGTTCATCAGAAGTGGATTGGATGTTTGAAGTTGATACCACATTGCTTTGGGAAGAGAATTATAGCAAGATATGACATAACATTAATTGTAAAGTACGGTAAACGAAGGTGTATGGGCAGCTGAAATAATAGGCCAAGGATATTTAGTTATTGGATTTGTCACCTGCATGAAAACAAAAGGCACACATTATCAGAAGGATATAATTTGCCGCATAACAGCATTTTAGTACTCATAATGTGACTGGGCTTGATTATGCTCTATCAAATGCAGTATGTGAACTGCTAGAAGCCAAATTCTGCCTTTTCAAATCTAGTCTTCTGAAATGAACAATTACCGTTGTCCAGACGGCAATCTTGGAAGCCACAAGGTTTGGGGGTAAGTTCAGAGTGAATTGGGACTCTGTAGATTCACCAAACATAATGTATCCCATGATCGCAGCACCAGCGAACAGAACAGTAGACAGAGCAATGCTGACAAGGAACATAAACCAAAGCATTAGATCATAAATAACCGAAGACAACTTACAGCTTGTGCGTGATTGTTAATTTGTTTTACCAGGTGAAAAGAACAGCAGGAAACTGGTTGCGTTTCTTCAGAGAAGAGTAGATGTTAGGGAACACTCCATGGCCAGAGTAGCAGTACCCGTACAGCCCAATGGCGATGGGGATTCCAGGAAGGTTCAGTGCCGTCCCTTCACTCTTGACTGGACCAACGTgatcaacaagtccaacccagAACAGGCAGGAGACGATAACAATAGATGCAATGACTCCGCCAGCTAGAAGCACAAATTGCAAGATGATATTTATTTGAGAAAGCGCATTCTGATCCCTCAGTAAGATTGCCTTGGTACAGCTAACTAATAAACAGGTAAATTTATTTGGTGAGATAAACAATGGAGGCAACAAACGAGTGGGTACCTGAAACGAAGCTGAGGCAGCTGAGATCGCGAAGCCAAGTGGTAGGCATGACGATAAGAGCAGTCAGGATGGCAAATAGCACATGCGAATCCAAAGTCAAGCTACCTATGGTCAGGTGTGCGTTGGGGAACAACTTTGACAAGTTGTCACTCTCTAGTATCAAATACTCAATGCAACATGCCTGCAACAAAGGATTAGGATCAATTAGCGTATAGTTAGATGTTCATAACAACTAAAAGGCAATTTGTTTTAATGGACTGCTGTAGTTTAGAGAGAAAAAAGATTCAACAGTGCTAATTGAAAGATCAGGCAGTTTATGCACATGTTGGACATATCACCATCATGATCAGATTCTTTTTTGTGGTTAGAATAGATTTCTTTTATTCCATACACCATATAGCAGAAAAAACACTAATACATCAGACGTGTTTTTGTTGTACAACAAAAAGAGTTCTACGTGTCAAGAGTGGAACCAAACCAAAAGGTGGATCCGAAGTACTTACATATAGTTCCATATACAGGATTATCTGCATATTGCAAAGACATAAAAGCAGAATAGTTAGCACAAGACCGCCCTCCATTGCACTGTATAATGTAAATAATACAAAACTGAATTAATGGGCATCACTAGTGTGGAAAATAAAATACTTACCGAGATGATGATGCGGCCAGCAGTGCCAAAGGCAGCATGTCCGATGTCTGGGTAGGTCTCAAGGCCTTCCTTGCTGTCCAGGCAACGCCGCAGAAGTATGCCTGTGTACCACGCTAGTGCACCCAACACAGCCAGTATCACTAGTCCAAGCCAACCACCTTGCTTGACAGCATAAGGTGTTGACAGGATCCCCACACCACATAAGACATTCACTCCTGCATACGACAAAAAAGTAACTGAGGCCTTTGTCTTTCATAAATCAAAATGGTGATGTTAAGATTGAGAACACTATTATGTAGTTTGCTTACAGAGAGGAGAAAGTTTGCCATTCTTTACTACACCAACAGATTTATCTGATAATTGAGATGTAACAAACGAACTGAAGCTGCAGAACTAAACTACTAATTCTACTGAATTTTACCCCTAGAATATGCAGAAGAAACTAATTGAGGTCAGTTTCAAATATTTCCACAACAAGAACTTCACATGTTGCTGTTAAGGGGAAAGTGGATACTTAAAAATTGGATCTTTGATGCCTCATAATACAGATCTCATCCACATGAGCAGATACTGAAGGCAAACATATTTCTGAGTATAAGCCACATACTGTGATTTGATTAGGACAATGTTTCTCTTTCAATTTGACAAAGACATATTTAAATCCATATGCCTGAGTACAATATAGCCAGTTGTCCATGACACATGTTCCTGTCACATGACTGTACTGACTGACAAACCATGTGATATCTAATTATCTATTTTGTATATagaccaagaagaagaaaaaaaacaattgatgGACCTGTGGTTTGGCATGCCAACGGAGGGTAGATGTACCAAAGAAACATAACTGACTACTCTGCTTTGCTAAATCTAGTTAATTGAAAAGTAGTATTTCCTCAAAAACATTTGGCGGATGAACTAATTGACAGTGTACCAAGTTTATGGTGCTTCTTGAGTAAAATTAGTGCATCATAACTGACCTTTGTGTAAGTTCATGCAGAATGCGCCCAGGTTAATAAACTATGATATAATATCGTGAATAGAATGTGTAAAAAATGGTGAACTGGAAACTAATAATTCTGATCCCATCCTCAGCAGTCTGTTCTCATGGAATAGCAGCACCACAACAGCAACATTTCCATTTCTGTCATAGTGTGACCATTACATACCTGAAGGGAGCATCCTAAAATAGTGGTTGAATCCTCTTAAGATATGAGCCGTACCAAATTAAAATGACTATTCAGGGTCCAACCCAAGTTAAATCTAGTAAAGTTTGGATGGCTTTACACGATCTTATGATCTTTTTACCTTGGACTTTTACTTTGCACATTCGCAAGGTTTGATAAACTCCATTTGGTAGCTAAAATGGTTAGACAAGTAAAAAAGTTTTCCttgcaaaagaaaaggttgaATTACTAGACTCCATGCTTTTTCTGATTGAAAATTTGGACCTGATAAGTTCTCTAAGTTTCCTTATTGTGTTTCCTACTTTTTTGTGATGGTGACACGACATCATGTTTAAGTACATATCATCACAATAGGTCACCATCCTATTATTATTACAAATCCAACCTGCAGTTAGCATCAAGAAATAAGTGCTACAGTTACCTAAATCCAATatatccttttcttcttcttctttccttagaAATTAAATAATGGCCTCCCCATCGTGAAGGCAGTTGTTTGTTCCCACCAATGTAGTTTCATTTTTAATCTTAACAGCCATATGATGTtgataaataaaaaattgaatCCAACAAACTTTGTGAGAGTGCATACCATTCATGACCCCTTGAATATAGGAGCACTGCCGATAGGGCCCCACCTCATGGCCCCCAACAATAGGCCTGTGATCCTCAGGGATCCTTTGCAGAGACGATGCCTTCCTTGACGGTGGGAGGTCATGGGAGCTCTTCCGCACGtcctcttgctgctgctgctggtgttcATCACTGGTAGGAGCGGTGCTTGTTGGCAGGAGAGGCTTGATTAGGCTGGAGATGATCTCCGGTGGCTTCCCTCGAAATGAGTTTGTCAGGAAGGAGTTGGACAGACGACTCAGTGATGGTGTCCCCAGGAAGCTCAGGTTGGGCGAGTGCACGCTGCTGTACATGTCAATAGATTGCCTGCTCGTCCAAGAAGAAAGTATTGTCACTACTTTTGCTACTGAACGCATAATAAGGGTTAAACTAAAGCAGAAATGAATATGGAATTTGTGCCAGGATATGGAAGATGTGAAGTTGCACATTTTGTCCCAATGCATCAGCTGAGATCAACTTCAGCATCAAAACTTGTGATGTCAATAAACTGGATATGAAATGCTGTAAATCTGGTTATTAAACAAGAAGTAATAATCCGATTGATCTATAGATCTTTCCAATTGATTTATGTCTCATTTGAAATTTGATGCAGAATATTTGGATAAAAAGATGAGATCAACTGATTTTGCCGCAATGGCAAACCAGTGCAACTGGGATCACAAACATAGAGAGCGACATCTGGAAACCAGCCGATTGTACATACTAATGGCACATGACCAACAGGGGTTCCACATGTCAACGGTGGGACCTCATCCACACATCCATCTGCACAACTCCACCCTTAGAGAAACTAATGGGCCATAATATTTTCCAACTGAAGCAAGTATTCATTATTTCAAGGAGAAATATGCCCCTTTGAGTACTGAAAAGCCACATGTCCATACATTCTCACCAAGAAAGAACAACATTTTTCCTCATCACAGTCATTTTCGCACGCCTTAGCAATCCCAGACATTCCACAAACATGCATTTGATGGTACTCTCGAACTTTGGCCACTTGCAAAGAGAGAGAAACGGTGCTAGAGGACAAGCCACTAGTACAGACAAAAAAGTACCCAgagtattttgatttttttcattatGTATGGGgattatatttttctctttcAAATTTACACCTTGAAAGTAATAATCAAACAAGTGAGATCAATGATTGTAATATTTAAACCACTCAGCATCGAGTTGGTATATTGTTTACTTGTTGGGTCCTTTTGTGTACTGGCACTGTCTTAAGATTCACAAACAGTGGCTGATGAAGCATAGGAACTCTTGTGTGTTTGAACATACAAGACCAAGCATTACAGAGTTGCTCCGGAAAGTGGCTGATGAGTGCGTTTTGTGGAGCATGGCTAGAGCTTCTAAGCTTCAGGACTTCCTTGCCAGGTCGCTTTCCATAGCCAATTAGGCTGTGCTGCTAGGTCGTTTTGTGACCGTTTTCTGTAGTGCACCTGTAGGCTTGAGGCTTGCGTGTGTATGCGTGTGCGTGTGGTGTGCGTTTTTGTACTGGGTCTGGCCTTGGCTAGACCCCTTGTTCTTTTTTCTACCTTAATgataatgaaatgacacgcagctctcctgtgttgttcaaggaaaaaaaagattcacAAACAGTTTCTATTTACATAATTTTGAAAAGATGAACTCTGCTCATATTCATACCTTTTTTTCTCAGATCTCTGACCCTTTATGAGCATTGCTGTTAAAAATTACTAGAATATTTTGAATGGGTGTGGTTCCCGCATGTCATTTTTATTGCTACTGCTAAATATATGTTTATTTAGCTTCATCCTAAGTTATTCTTTTTTAGCTTTAACCATCAATAACTAAAAAAACTATGTATATTGATAACATAAGATTGATGTTGCTAGATTCATTATAAAACATACTTTGGTAATGTGCAACTCTCTTTTCTTTGGAATAATTTTTATGTTAGATATTATTGATAAATATTGAAGTACAATATTGAATGCCACATTGATTTCCTAACGGACTTACTACTTAGGCCAATCTCAGTGGGAGTTTCACGGAGAGTTTGATGAGCATTAATTTCCATGCCACATCaccaattttgctgacttggtaaGATATTtacgaggagagagaaggagaaatTCCATCATAcatgagaggagtttcatccccacaACATTCAACCGGACAGGTACCTAATTTCAGTATGAAACTGTGCGCTGAGTGAGGATCGGATGTGAGTAGTAATTTCTCAAAGTCACATTCTGTGAGCATTATGCTTGTACGGGTAGCAACAGGCAAATATTTAGTACTATATGCAGTGCCACGCGGCACCCCTCTAGAAACATTGAAAAGCAAAAAAGTGACAATAATTCTAAAAAGTGCCAAAAAGGGGAAAAGTATGGCCGACGCGGCTGCTGCATCCTGCAGCGAGCGAGCGTGTGCCGCCGCCACAGGGCGGCAAGGGGAGCGGTTACCTGTAGCTCTGCGGCCATTGCTGGGTGTAGGAACTCGGCTGGCTGCACCTCGCGGCAACCACCCGCGGGCTGTCGCACGGCGACGACGAGTCCGACCCGGagacgtcgtcgtcgcccgattcctcgccgccatggccgcggcgcTTCCcgtcctccacggcggcggcggcgtcctcgtcgtcgctcTCGATGAGGAAGCTCCGTTCCGACACCGAGTTCTTCATCTCTCTCTCCCGCCTCTCGGTTAACCCCACGCTTAATGGTAATGCgcgagaagagagggagggagggagccgaGAGCGCGGATtgtgaggaggagggagagggacggGCTTTTATAATGGCGACGTGGTTTGGGGGCACTCGATTTTccccggcggtggtggcgacggcggagacGGAGGGGGACGGGAGTATTTTTGTCTCGCCTTGGATCCTAGAGAGCATGTGAAACGAAACAAAGTAACGGTTTGGCGTTATCCTATTTCCCAGCTATTTTACTCAAAATCCCTTTAAACATTGGTCACAAATTGTTCTAATTGATTGTCGATGTTTGAAAATAATAGGATTGTTTTTAGGGCAATATAATGTTTGAAAATAATAGGAATGTTTTGATAAACGGTTCTGTTAATATACTTGTGCTATGTTTATTAAAAACAAGTTGTTACCAGTGTGCCCGGAACAGGATGGTATATGGTACAATGGTGAAATTAGATTGGTTGGAGCCTTGGAGGTAGTCATAATTGAAGTTCCGCTGTGGTACATCCTaataaatctatatctatacctaatattaaagtgcggttgttttTTTTCGACCGTCGTGATTGTTTTGTTTAAAGTCcttcaactttttcgtaatcaacccatAGTCCTTGGAATAGTTCAACCGTTGTCGTATTTTACAAAAAGTTTCCTAAACTTTCGTAGAATCAACCTGGAGCTGCGCATGTgagcccgcggcggcggggtggctaGGCACGGGCGCACGGCTTG
This portion of the Setaria viridis chromosome 7, Setaria_viridis_v4.0, whole genome shotgun sequence genome encodes:
- the LOC117862362 gene encoding amino acid transporter AVT1B isoform X1 gives rise to the protein MKNSVSERSFLIESDDEDAAAAVEDGKRRGHGGEESGDDDVSGSDSSSPCDSPRVVAARCSQPSSYTQQWPQSYRQSIDMYSSVHSPNLSFLGTPSLSRLSNSFLTNSFRGKPPEIISSLIKPLLPTSTAPTSDEHQQQQQEDVRKSSHDLPPSRKASSLQRIPEDHRPIVGGHEVGPYRQCSYIQGVMNGVNVLCGVGILSTPYAVKQGGWLGLVILAVLGALAWYTGILLRRCLDSKEGLETYPDIGHAAFGTAGRIIISIILYMELYACCIEYLILESDNLSKLFPNAHLTIGSLTLDSHVLFAILTALIVMPTTWLRDLSCLSFVSAGGVIASIVIVSCLFWVGLVDHVGPVKSEGTALNLPGIPIAIGLYGYCYSGHGVFPNIYSSLKKRNQFPAVLFTCIALSTVLFAGAAIMGYIMFGESTESQFTLNLPPNLVASKIAVWTTVTNPITTYALTMTPLALSLEELLPPNQQTYPNIVMLRSALVVSSLIVALSVPFFAFSGLVMSLVGSFLTMFVAYILPCACFLAILRNKVSWYQVVLCVFIIAVGLCCAGVGTYSSLSKIIQQYH
- the LOC117862362 gene encoding amino acid transporter AVT1B isoform X2 — its product is MKNSVSERSFLIESDDEDAAAAVEDGKRRGHGGEESGDDDVSGSDSSSPCDSPRVVAARCSQPSSYTQQWPQSYRQSIDMYSSVHSPNLSFLGTPSLSRLSNSFLTNSFRGKPPEIISSLIKPLLPTSTAPTSDEHQQQQQEDVRKSSHDLPPSRKASSLQRIPEDHRPIVGGHEVGPYRQCSYIQGVMNGVNVLCGVGILSTPYAVKQGGWLGLVILAVLGALAWYTGILLRRCLDSKEGLETYPDIGHAAFGTAGRIIISIILYMELYACCIEYLILESDNLSKLFPNAHLTIGSLTLDSHVLFAILTALIVMPTTWLRDLSCLSFVSAGGVIASIVIVSCLFWVGLVDHVGPVKSEGTALNLPGIPIAIGLYGYCYSGHGVFPNIYSSLKKRNQFPAVLFTCIALSTVLFAGAAIMGYIMFGESTESQFTLNLPPNLVASKIAVWTTVTNPITTYALTMTPLALSLEELLPPNQQTYPNIVMLRSALVVSSLIVALSVPFFGLVMSLVGSFLTMFVAYILPCACFLAILRNKVSWYQVVLCVFIIAVGLCCAGVGTYSSLSKIIQQYH